A stretch of DNA from Actinomycetota bacterium:
CTCGTTGATGATCCGGAGCACCTCGAGGCCCGCGATCTCGCCGGCCTCCTTGGTGGCCTGGCGCTGCGAGTCGTCGAAGTACGCCGGAACGGTGACGACGGCCTGGGTGACTTTGTCGCCGAGATAGGCCTCCGCGTCCCGCTTCAGCTTCGCCAGGATCTGCGCGGAGATCTCCTGGGGGGTCCACTTCTTCCCGTCGATCTCGAGGGTCCAGTCCTTGCGTCCCATCTCTCGCTTGATGGACCGGATGGTGCGGTCGGGATTGGTGATGGCCTGGCGCTTGGCGACCTCGCCTACCAGGATCTCCCCGCCCTTGGAGTAGCCGACCACGGAGGGCGTGATGCGGTGCCCCTCCGCGTTGGGGATGACCGTCGGCTCCCCGCCCTCCAGCACGGCCACGACGGAGTTGGTCGTGCCGAGGTCGATTCCCACAGCTCTAGCCATTGAACGTGCCTCCTGACTTGGAGTTTCCTTAGCTGAAGAAAAGGATAAAGATTGAGTGTCTTAGTGTCAAGGTTCAGAGGCGATCCGTGACGGGTGCAGCCACCGTACATCCTTGCGTGAGGACTCCGCCCAGAGGGTTGGCCCTGGCTGTCGGCGTGGTCAATTTCGTGCTGGCCGGAGCGCTGGTCGGGCTGTCCCTCGGATCGCTCCGGAGGTCGTTCGGGCGGGCCACCGGCCTGTGGCACCCGTGCCTGCCGGGGAGTTCAGGTCATGGCGCCGAGCGATGGTCACCGCTCCTGCTGGCCGTGGTCGCGGTGCCGGTCATCGTCGGCGTGCTCGTGGCCGCCACCGGTTCCCCAGGACGACTCCGCGGACTCGCCGTGGCGGGCACGGCCGTCCTCGTCGTCGTGGCCCTCGCGCTCGTGGCGATCCCGACGGCCACCTGCGTCACCTGATCCGGCGTGGTCAGAGACCGGCCATGCCGATCCGGCCCGGACAGGTGTGGAACGGGGTCCCTCCCAGCTCCGCGAAGTGCCCGAGCCTGGAGTCCTGCACCACCAGGTGACGTTTCCTGAAGAGGACGAACCGCTGACCCTCCAGTCGGAAGAACGCTCGCGTGACGTCGTACGTGGCCGTGGCACCCCGCCCCTGGTAGCTGGTCTGGACCACCGTCCGCGGAGCTCCGCTGATGCAGCCAGTCGCGTCTCCGTACTCGGCCGACTGGGGAAACCAGATGTTCCCGGTGTATCGGGAGTCCCACCGCTCACCCTCGAAGGCCAGCCGGCGGATCGAGGAGCCCCGGACCATGTACAGGGTTCCGTGGCTCCCCGAAGCTCCCAAACCGAGCCGCACGTAGATCAGCCGGCCCCGCTCGCCCGGGAGGTGGAACATGCCTTCCGGAGCCAGGAACATCTCGTAATCATCCCGGGCCGTGCTGTTCCGAGGCGGAGTCGGAAGCTGCGTCGTGAACCGGCCCCGGGAGGTCCGGACCGACAGCCAGTACCGGCACGCCCGGTTGGTGGGCCGGCGGGCGTGGACGGTGACCTGATCGACGCTTCCGTCGCCGTCCACATCCCCCATGAGCGGCCCCGAACCATGTCGCCGGGGATGAGGATGTCCCCCGAGAAATCCAGAAAGCACGAATGGGCCGAGTGACCCCGGTACCGCCTGACCATCGCCACCAGGTCCGGACGAATCCGATCCTGCCCGGGCCGCACCCGGTCCGCGGCTCGAACTCGCGCCGGCGCATTGGCCGCGGCTCGGGAGGACCGGGTGGTGACGCTGCCCCGAGCCGCGGGGCCGGCTCTCCCCGTCGCTGCCAGGAGCACGGCCGCAACAACGAGGAACGCGGCGGGACGTCGGGCGAGCACGAGCGCACTTTAGAGGTCGAGAGCTGGCCGGTCCATCAAAAGGAAATGGACCGGATCATGCGGGTCGCGGCGTCGAGGTCACTACGGTGGTCCCAGGCATCCGTGCCGATCTTGAGGGTGGCGAGGAAGACCTGCTCTCCGGGCCCGGCCTGGAACCAGATCGTAGCCATCGAAGGGTCGTCCGCAGTGGAGCTTCCCTGAAGCCACCCCGCTGGGTAGGACAGGGGCGGCGAGGCGATGGGGCCCTGTCTGGCCACCTTGGAGTCCTGGTCCGTGCCGATGACGAGCGCGATCCCGCGTGCCGGGAGGACCAGCCCGTTCGCTTGGATCGGGAACCCGGACCGGACGATGGGGGGCGGGAGCCGGAAGTTGGAGATCTGCGCCCCGGCCGCCTTCACTCCGCCGGTTGACGAACTGAAGGGGACCACCCGCCAACCCGGCTCGACCTGGATCGACCACCCTGCGGGGTCGCGATAGATGCCGCCAGATGTCCCGGACGGCAACGGGGTGGGACCGCCTCCGCCCGTACAGGACGCCAGGGCAATCACGGAGAGGAGCATCAGGAGTCCCTTCCTGATGCCACGGAGGGCTTCGGGCCCGGACATCCACACCCAGGGTATCCCTGGTTGGGCCTCGATCGGGGCCACAACCAGCGTCATGTACAGTCGGGCCGCTGGTCGGTGTCGACCGATCCACTGTCTGGAGGTGGAGTGGAAGGGACGCTCGCCGCGTTCGCGGGACCCGGACGTCCGTTCGAGCTTCGATACCGGGACGTTCCTCCGCCCAAGCCTGGCGGGATGGTGGTGCGCGTGCTCCAGGCCAATATCTGCGGCAGCGACCTGCACTTCTGGCAGGGGCACATCGACTTGGTCGCCCTGGGGCGAGCCATGCCCGTGGTCCTGGGCCACGAAGCGGTGGGCGTGGTGGAGGCCCTCGGTGACGGCGTCGAGACGGATGCCGACGGCCTGCCTCTGTCGGTGGGCGACCGGGTCGCGTGGAGGTACTTCCTCCCCTGCGGTCGCTGCCGCAACTGCGCCGCGGGTCGGAGCCGGGCCTGCCAGCGCAACCACCACTTCCTGTCCCAGGGGCAGTCCGCCAGCGAGCCGCCGTTCTTCGTGGGCCCCCTGGCCACCCACCACCATCTTCCCCCCGGACAGATCGTCTACCGGGTCCCGGATCGTCTGTCCGACGCCGTGGCCGCAGCCGCGAACTGCGCCGTGGCCCAGGCCATCCAGGGCCTGGACGCGGCGGGTCTTCGGGTGGGCGAGACCGTGGTCGTCCAGGGCGCCGGCGGCCTGGGGCTGTTCGCCTGCGCGGTGGCGAAGGCCATGGGCGCCGCACGGGTCATCGCCCTGGACGCCGTGGCCTCGCGCCTCGAGCTCGCCGCGGCCTTCGGCGCCGACGTCACCCTGGACCTGAACGAGCTGCCCGATGCGCGCTCACGCGTACGAGCCGTTCGGAAGGAGACCGACGGGGGCGCCGACGTCGTCTGCGAGTTCGTCGGGCACCCCGACGCCGTGGCCGAGGGGATCGGGATGGTCCGGCCGGGCGGCCGCTACCTGGAGTGCGGCTGCGTCCATGCCGGGGCCTCGTTCGACTTCGATCCGTCCCAGGTCACGCTGCTGAGCCGGACCATCATCGGCTTGATCTGCTACGAGCCGTGGGCGCTCCGGGAGGCTCTGGCCTTCCTGGACCGCACCGACGGTCCGTGGGACCGGCTGACCCCGACCGTCTACCCGCTCGCGGCCGTGGACGAGGCATTCGCCGACGCCGCGGCGCGGCGCGTTCCCCGCGCCGCGGTGGCACCCGGGTAGCGACTGTGGACTTCTCCACGCCGCGCGAGCTCGTCGATATCCGCGCGGCCGTCCGGGAGGCCTGCCAGGCGTTCCCGCCCGCCTACTGGCGGGAGCTGGAGCCAGACCGCTATCCGGAGGAGTTCGTCCGGGCCATGACCGCCGCCGGCTGGCTCGCCTGCCTGATCCCCGCCGAGTACGGCGGCGCCGGACTGGGGGTGACCGAGGCCAGCGCGATCCTAGAGGAGATCAACGCGTCCGGCGGCAACGGGGCGGCCTGCCACGCGCAGATGTACGTGATGGGCACGATCCTGCGGCACGGATCCGACGACCAGAAGCGTCGGTACCTCCCTTCCCTGGCCGACGGGTCGCTCCGGCTGCAGGCCTTCGGCATCACCGAGCCCACCGCGGGCTCGGACACGACCAGGATCGAGACCACGGCCGAGCGGACCGCCGACGGGTACCGCATCCGGGGGCAGAAGGTGTTCACGTCCCGGGCCCTCCAGTCCGACCTGATGCTCCTGCTGGCAAGGACGACGCGCATGGAAGAGGTGGAGCGGCCCACCGACGGCCTCTCCGTGTTCCTGGTGGACCTTCGGGAGGCGGGTGACCGGGTGGCGATCCGGCCCCTGCCCACCATGATGAATTCCGCGACTACCGAGGTGTTCATCGACGGCCTCGCGGTTCCGCCCGACGCGCTGATCGGCGAGGAGGGCGGCGGATGGCGCTGCATCCTGGACGCCATGAACGCCGAGCGGATCCTGATCGCCTCGGAGTGCATTGGCGACGGGCGGTGGTTCGTGGACAAGGCGGCCCGGTACGCCACCGAGCGCGCCGTCTTCGGCCGGCCCATCGGCGCGAATCAGGGCGTGCAGTTCCCGATCGCTCGGGCCCACGCCGCGGTGGAGGCCGCGGCGCTCGTTCGCTCCAGGGCCGCCTGGCTGTTCGACCGGGGCGAGCCCTGCGGCGCGGAGGCGAACATGGCCAAGCTCCTCGCCTCCGAGGCATCCTGGCAGGCGGCCAACGCGTGCCTGGACACCCACGGGGGCTGGGGGTTCGCCCGCGACTACGACGTTGAACGCAAGTTCCGGGAGACCCGCCTGTACTCGATCGCACCGGTCTCCAACAACCTCATCCTGGCCTACGTCGGGCACCACGTGCTGG
This window harbors:
- a CDS encoding acyl-CoA/acyl-ACP dehydrogenase: MDFSTPRELVDIRAAVREACQAFPPAYWRELEPDRYPEEFVRAMTAAGWLACLIPAEYGGAGLGVTEASAILEEINASGGNGAACHAQMYVMGTILRHGSDDQKRRYLPSLADGSLRLQAFGITEPTAGSDTTRIETTAERTADGYRIRGQKVFTSRALQSDLMLLLARTTRMEEVERPTDGLSVFLVDLREAGDRVAIRPLPTMMNSATTEVFIDGLAVPPDALIGEEGGGWRCILDAMNAERILIASECIGDGRWFVDKAARYATERAVFGRPIGANQGVQFPIARAHAAVEAAALVRSRAAWLFDRGEPCGAEANMAKLLASEASWQAANACLDTHGGWGFARDYDVERKFRETRLYSIAPVSNNLILAYVGHHVLGMPRSY
- a CDS encoding zinc-binding dehydrogenase, which produces MEGTLAAFAGPGRPFELRYRDVPPPKPGGMVVRVLQANICGSDLHFWQGHIDLVALGRAMPVVLGHEAVGVVEALGDGVETDADGLPLSVGDRVAWRYFLPCGRCRNCAAGRSRACQRNHHFLSQGQSASEPPFFVGPLATHHHLPPGQIVYRVPDRLSDAVAAAANCAVAQAIQGLDAAGLRVGETVVVQGAGGLGLFACAVAKAMGAARVIALDAVASRLELAAAFGADVTLDLNELPDARSRVRAVRKETDGGADVVCEFVGHPDAVAEGIGMVRPGGRYLECGCVHAGASFDFDPSQVTLLSRTIIGLICYEPWALREALAFLDRTDGPWDRLTPTVYPLAAVDEAFADAAARRVPRAAVAPG